From the genome of Vicia villosa cultivar HV-30 ecotype Madison, WI linkage group LG2, Vvil1.0, whole genome shotgun sequence, one region includes:
- the LOC131648630 gene encoding uncharacterized protein LOC131648630, translating to MENKQSVEHDHLKNVIRRKRQFDARQHRKRVLGAKRAKRLAAMNKENADQTQPPTDTISSHIRFPLASISPNIPSSSIIDRNTKQKTHSISTLNTLPSSLTKKKRPRVVSVRNINNFGVNLGRRFDNEFMRGATASSSHTPNPDSNINELFQDDSEGDAGSGNSSDTCSSASNYSMDEHDVSFDTDIEEIDVHSSGEYYDLGDPSFECQQCGANMWYLERKNTCRHSANPEFSICCGGGKVQIPLLREPPPVLQSLLFDQNKSESKLFQQQIRLYNMMFAFTSPGAKMDNRFNNGRGSPNYRIQGQSCHRIGSMLPLPGEKARFAQLYIFDTEHEVQNRIDGFRSRSGVDSNIVENLSSMLYEHNVHAQSFKMERDRLSEGNVADLKLCLISERQTDGRIYNQPTVSEVVALIVGDVDTAEKRDIIMQKQCGQLQRIDEYHTSYLGFQYPLLFPYGEDGYRPNIRHRNKGSNTVRNAETTATVSEIEDVPWEEATKRNRITIREWFAFRIQSRKNQAQTILRSRRLFQQFLVDGFTMMECERLRWLRKNQSKLRVGKYDHLADARTNGHTRGAATGKRVALPSSYVGSRRFMDQLYFDGMEICSYVGFPDLFITFTCNPNWTEIQRVLSSANLKASDRPDLITRILKLKFDALLSDLTKKSIMGKVLAYMYTIEFQKRGLPHAHILIFLHPSSKYPTPADIDRIISAEIPNKDTDEELYNLVKSHMIHGPFGNAFRNTTCMKEGKCSKYFPKEFRRDTIVDQDGYPVYRRRDNLHTFSKNGIEIDNKFVVPYNSKLLLKYRAHINLEWCNQSTSVKYLFKYINKGYDKITVAIVMNEDGSVSQHDAVDEIKQYIDVVLDKPSVTESMFTSWFEANKKYDEARQLTYINFVSKMMLTHVKGPKSYDEIKTVNNVKYDTISDACFAMGFIGDDREFISAITKAFHWGSGHYLRLLFVHMLLSSSINRPKHVWSKTRHLLSDGILYSQQRIANNRGLQLTNEKNSQSNID from the exons ATGGAAAATAAACAAAGTGTTGAGCATGATCACTTAAAAAATGTTATCAGAAGAAAAAGGCAATTTGATGCTAGACAACATAGAAAGCGTGTGCTTGGAGCTAAGAGAGCCAAGAGATTGGCGGCAATGAACAAAGAAAATGCAGATCAAACTCAACCTCCTACTGATACTATATCTTCACATATCAGATTTCCACTAGCTTCTATTTCTCCAAATATTCCAAGTTCCAGCATAATTGATCGAAATACAAAGCAGAAAACTCATAGTATATCAACTTTGAATACATTGCCAAgttcattaacaaaaaaaaaacgccCAAGAGTTGTCTCTGTAAGGAACATTAACAATTTTGGAGTTAACCTGGGAAGGAGATTTGATAATGAGTTTATGCGCGGTGCGACAGCATCTTCAAGCCATACACCAAATCCAGATTCCAATATCAACGAACTTTTCCAAGATGACAGTGAAGGTGATGCAGGTTCCGGTAATTCTTCAGATA CCTGTAGTTCAGCTTCTAACTATTCAATGGATGAGCATGACGTAAGTTTCGACACTGACATTGAAGAAATAGATGTTCACAGTTCAG GAGAATACTACGATTTAGGTGACCCATCATTTGAGTGTCAACAATGTGGTGCAAATATGTGGTATCTGGAGAGGAAGAACACGTGTCGACATTCTGCTAATCCTGAATTCTCAATATGTTGTGGAGGAGGAAAGGTTCAAATACCTTTGTTGAGAGAACCACCACCCGTATTGCAGAGCCTGTTGTTCGACCAAAACAAAAGTGAATCAAAACTATTTCAACAACAAATTCGTCTTTACAATATGATGTTCGCATTTACTTCTCCAGGTGCTAAAATGGACAACAGATTTAACAATGGTAGAGGTTCTCCTAACTATCGTATTCAAGGTCAATCATGTCATCGTATAGGTAGCATGTTACCATTGCCAGGTGAAAAGGCCCGTTTTGCCCAACTCTATATATTCGATACTGAACATGAAGTTCAGAATAGAATTGATGGTTTCAG ATCAAGGAGCGGAGTAGATAGTAATATAGTGGAAAATTTGTCTTCAATGTTATATGAACATAATGTTCATGCTCAGTCTTTTAAGATGGAAAGGGATAGACTTTCTGAAGGCAATGTGGCAGATCTAAAACTCTGTCTCATTTCTGAGCGCCAAACTGATGGAAGAATATATAATCAACCAACAGTTTCAGAAGTTGTTGCTCTCATTGTTGGTGATGTTGATACTGCAGAAAAAAGGGATATTATAATGCAAAAACAATGTGGCCAACTTCAGAGAATAGATGAATATCATACGTCTTATTTGGGATTTCAATATCCTTTACTTTTCCCTTACGGTGAAGATGGTTACAGACCAAACATACGGCATCGCAATAAAGGTTCTAACACGGTTCGTAATGCAGAGACAACGGCTACGGTATCGGAAATTGAGGATGTTCCATGGGAGGAAGCAACAAAAAGAAACAGAATTACAATCAGAGAGTGGTTCGCCTTTAGGATTCAGTCAAGAAAAAACCAGGCACAGACAATTCTCAGGTCAAGGAGATTGTTCCAGCAGTTTTTGGTTGATGGTTTTACAATGATGGAATGTGAGAGACTTCGATGGTTAAGAAAAAATCAGTCAAAACTTCGAGTAGGCAAGTATGATCATCTTGCAGATGCTAGGACAAATGGACATACACGTGGTGCAGCTACAGGGAAAAGAGTTGCCCTACCTTCGTCGTATGTTGGAAGCCGTAGATTTATGGATCAGTTATACTTTGATGGCATGGAAATTTGTAGTTATGTTGGATTTCCTGATTTGTTTATTACATTCACATGTAATCCCAATTGGACGGAAATACAACGTGTACTAAGTTCTGCAAATCTGAAAGCGTCCGATCGTCCGGATCTCATTACAAGAATCTTAAAATTGAAATTTGATGCGCTACTGTCCGatttgaccaaaaagagtatcATGGGGAAGGTTCTTGCGT ATATGTACACAATTGAGTTCCAAAAAAGAGGTCTGCCCCATGCGCACATATTAATTTTCCTTCATCCGTCGAGCAAGTATCCAACACCTGCTGACATTGATCGTATCATATCAGCAGAAATACCAAACAAAGACACTGACGAAGAGTTATATAACTTGGTCAAATCTCACATGATACACGGACCTTTCGGAAATGCTTTTCGTAATACTACGTGTATGAAGGAAGGAAAATGTTCTAAGTACTTCCCCAAAGAATTCAGACGTGATACAATCGTTGATCAAGATGGATATCCGGTTTATAGACGAAGGGACAACCTACACACATTTTCTAAGAATGGAATTGAGATTGACAACAAATTTGTTGTTCCTTACAATTCAAAGTTATTGTTGAAGTACAGAGCTCATATTAACTTGGAATGGTGCAATCAAAGCACATCCGTCAAATATTTGTTCAAATACATCAACAAAGGATATGACAAAATAACTGTTGCAATTGTCATGAATGAAGATGGATCTGTTTCGCAACATGACGCCGTTGATGAAATAAAGCAGTATATTGATGTAG TCCTTGATAAACCGAGCGTTACTGAGTCGATGTTTACATCTTGGTTTGAAGCAAACAAGAAATACGACGAAGCGCGCCAACTAACGTATATCAATTTCGTTTCGAA GATGATGCTAACACATGTTAAAGGACCGAAAAGCTATGATGAAATAAAGACAGTAAACAATGTTAAGTACGATACTATCAGTGATGCATGTTTTGCTATGGGATTTATTGGGGATGATCGAGAATTCATATCTGCAATAACAAAAGCATTTCATTGGGGTTCTGGACATTATTTGAGATTACTTTTTGTTCACATGTTATTGTCAAGTAGCATTAATAGGCCTAAGCATGTATGGAGTAAAACTCGACATTTGTTATCTGATGGAATTCTTTATTCTCAGCAAAGGATTGCAAACAACAGAG GTCTGCAGctaacaaatgaaaaaaattcTCAATCTAacattgattga
- the LOC131648631 gene encoding uncharacterized protein LOC131648631 produces MGGSRSSDKIFGGKVIVFGGDFRQILPVIPRGSRSDIIHATINSSYIWDHSKVLKLTKNMRLQQSGTTTSASELERFSNWILKVGDGKLAEPNDGYADIHIPAHLLISNFDDPLRAIFVNTYPNFEANFKNVAFLQSRAILAGTIEIVDEINHYVLDNLPGDEKEYLSSDSVDTHDADGNESFDVLTPEFLNGLRTSGLPNHKIILKVNTPIMLLRNIDQAEGLCNGTRLIVTRLADHVIEAKIISDKNIGGIIYIAQMDITPTQMPWPFRMTRRQFPITVCYAMTINKSQGQSLDHVGIYLPRSVFSHGQFYVAVSRVKRRKGLKILIHDKEKHPLTTTTNVVFKEVFENV; encoded by the exons ATGGGTGGATCCAGGTCATCGGATAAAATATTTGGTGGCAAGGTAATTGTGTTTGGTGGCGATTTCAGACAGATTCTACCGGTTATTCCAAGAGGCAGCCGTTCAGATATAATTCATGCAACTATCAATTCATCATACATTTGGGATCATTCTAAGGTTTTGAAACTTACAAAAAACATGAGGCTTCAGCAATCTGGGACGACTACATCAGCATCCGAGTTAGAACGATTTTCAAATTGGATATTAAAAGTTGGAGATGGAAAACTAGCAGAACCTAACGATGGCTATGCTGATATTCATATCCCAGCACATCTTTTGATATCTAATTTTGATGATCCCCTTCGAGCAATATTCGTAAACACTTATCCAAATTTTGAAGCTAACTTCAAAAATGTAGCTTTTCTGCAGTCAAGGGCAATATTGGCTGGAACAATTGAGATAGTAGATGAAATAAATCACTATGTTTtagacaatcttccag GGGACGAAAAGGAATACTTAAGCTCTGATTCAGTCGATACGCATGATGCTGATGGCAATGAATCTTTTGATGTTTTAACTCCCGAGTTTTTGAATGGACTGAGAACGTCGGGACTTCCTAATCATAAGATCATATTGAAAGTAAATACTCCAATAATGCTGCTCAGGAATATTGATCAAGCAGAAGGTTTATGCAATGGAACACGTCTAATCGTTACAAGATTGGCTGATCATGTTATTGAAGCCAAAATAATTTCAGACAAGAACATCGGTGGTATCATTTATATTGCACAAATGGACATTACTCCAACGCAAATGCCATGGCCATTCAGGATGACACGAAGACAGTTTCCTATAACGGTCTGTTATGCTATGACTATTAATAAATCTCAAGGTCAGTCGTTGGATCATGTTGGCATATATTTGCCGAGGAGCGTGTTCAGCCATGGCCAGTTTTATGTTGCAGTTTCAAGAGTAAAGAGAAGAAAAGGCCTTAAAATCTTGATCCATGATAAGGAGAAACATCCATTGACCACCACAACAAATGTGGTCTTCAAAGAAGTGTTTGAAAATGTGTAG